In the Desulfitibacter alkalitolerans DSM 16504 genome, one interval contains:
- the pyk gene encoding pyruvate kinase, with the protein MIHTKIVCTLGPASEKVEILTQMIEAGMTVARLNFSHGSHEEHANRIRLVRQAAKEAGKDVAIMLDTKGPEIRTGLMEADKILLKTNEHIMLTTEDILGTPERISITYKELYRDVKPTNKILLDDGLIELEVEKVEGTEIYCKVLNGGELSNRKGVNVPGVQVNLPAITEKDKADIHFGIEQEVDFIAASFIRTASDVLEIRKILEDNGADIHIISKIENQEGVDNIEEILAVTDGIMVARGDLGVEIPSEEVPLVQKMLIEKCNRLGKPVITATQMLDSMIRNPRPTRAEANDVANAIFDGTDAIMLSGETAAGKYPLQSVQTMAKIAKRTETALKYEELLGKKQLLPQKTVADAISFSSCNIALELDASAIITPTTSGSTARMISKYRPKSKIIAATPDQRVARKMSLVWGVQPVITNETKGTDEMIAQAVQRSLEEEKIYLGDLVIITTGVPVGVPGTTNLLKVHIVGEAAARGMGIGSQVVTGKLKIAKDADEALDKVTKGAILVAYGTDKDYIKAMEKAAAIITEEGGLTSHAAVVGISLGIPVIVGVSDAMKILEDDLTVTIDTPRGVIYKGVTKAL; encoded by the coding sequence ATGATTCATACAAAAATTGTCTGCACCTTAGGCCCTGCCAGTGAAAAGGTGGAGATATTAACACAAATGATAGAAGCAGGCATGACAGTAGCCAGACTAAACTTCTCCCATGGATCCCATGAGGAGCATGCTAATAGAATAAGGCTTGTAAGACAAGCTGCCAAAGAGGCTGGAAAAGACGTGGCAATCATGTTAGATACCAAGGGACCTGAGATTAGGACAGGCCTAATGGAGGCAGATAAAATACTCTTAAAAACAAATGAACATATTATGTTAACCACAGAAGACATCCTGGGAACACCTGAAAGAATATCCATTACCTATAAAGAACTCTACAGAGACGTTAAACCCACAAACAAAATACTTTTAGATGACGGGCTAATTGAGCTGGAAGTAGAAAAGGTTGAAGGAACTGAGATATACTGCAAAGTGCTAAATGGCGGTGAGCTTTCAAATCGTAAAGGTGTAAATGTTCCAGGAGTCCAGGTTAACCTGCCGGCTATCACAGAAAAGGATAAAGCAGACATACATTTTGGAATAGAGCAGGAAGTAGACTTTATAGCAGCCTCCTTTATCAGAACAGCCTCTGATGTATTAGAAATAAGGAAGATACTAGAAGACAATGGTGCAGATATACACATCATCTCAAAAATAGAAAACCAAGAAGGCGTAGACAACATAGAAGAGATTCTTGCAGTAACAGATGGAATAATGGTAGCTAGAGGGGATCTTGGAGTGGAAATACCCTCTGAAGAAGTACCCCTTGTCCAGAAAATGCTTATAGAAAAATGCAACCGGCTTGGAAAACCAGTTATAACAGCTACCCAAATGCTAGATTCCATGATTAGAAACCCAAGGCCAACCAGAGCCGAAGCAAACGATGTGGCAAATGCCATATTTGATGGAACAGACGCAATCATGCTGTCAGGAGAAACAGCTGCAGGTAAATATCCACTGCAGTCAGTACAAACAATGGCCAAGATAGCTAAAAGAACAGAAACAGCCCTAAAGTATGAAGAACTTCTTGGTAAAAAACAGCTGCTGCCTCAAAAGACTGTAGCAGACGCAATCAGCTTTTCCTCATGCAATATAGCTCTAGAACTAGATGCTTCAGCTATCATAACACCAACTACCTCTGGTTCAACTGCAAGGATGATATCTAAGTACAGGCCAAAATCCAAAATTATCGCAGCAACACCAGATCAAAGAGTTGCAAGGAAAATGTCCTTAGTTTGGGGTGTACAGCCCGTTATCACAAATGAAACTAAAGGTACAGATGAAATGATAGCACAAGCAGTGCAAAGATCCTTGGAGGAAGAAAAAATATATCTAGGAGATTTGGTTATCATAACCACCGGTGTGCCTGTTGGAGTGCCTGGAACAACTAACCTGTTAAAAGTACACATAGTTGGAGAGGCTGCAGCCAGGGGAATGGGTATTGGCAGTCAAGTAGTTACAGGAAAACTGAAAATAGCAAAAGATGCGGATGAAGCATTGGATAAGGTTACTAAAGGAGCCATACTGGTGGCCTATGGTACTGATAAGGATTATATAAAAGCCATGGAAAAGGCTGCAGCAATCATTACTGAAGAAGGCGGCCTTACCTCACATGCAGCAGTGGTTGGAATAAGCTTAGGCATTCCAGTAATAGTGGGAGTATCTGATGCCATGAAGATACTAGAGGATGATTTAACTGTAACAATAGATACTCCAAGAGGAGTTATTTACAAAGGGGTAACTAAGGCCCTTTAA
- a CDS encoding ROK family transcriptional regulator, which produces MNKNADIIKHVKQVKNVKQVKKLNRMNVLGLIKEYGVVSRKDLADITGLTPPAITNIIKEFLELGLVTEEGVEESKGGRRPIRLKFNHEAGYVIGMEIMMSEVKVAVTDLKNDPTYFETFSVDMVDPRVGVQELVLKLKEFLKSEGLSEKKVLAVGIAFPALIAGKEGIIKRAVNLGPLWNDFPLKNIMEQELKLPVFIENNSNASALAERWFGGGTESRNLVYINLGEGISAGIILDDRIVYGFQGHAGEIGHILIRQNGPLCNCGNRGCLESICGIPALIRKANSELTLLHNSDPLKDLWEENKKVTIDDVLKCSHIKGTYAWEIIRQAGEHIGIALSNLINLYNPEVIFIGGKLSAANDILLEPILDKIKSHAFPEIASSTKVEISLLGKNSGAIGACALAIRELFTPSSGVILDEAYDWAL; this is translated from the coding sequence GTGAATAAAAACGCCGATATAATTAAACATGTTAAACAAGTCAAAAATGTTAAGCAGGTTAAAAAATTAAATAGAATGAATGTGCTGGGATTAATAAAAGAATATGGAGTTGTTTCGCGTAAAGACCTGGCTGATATTACAGGTTTAACACCTCCTGCAATAACCAACATTATAAAAGAGTTTTTAGAGTTGGGCCTGGTTACTGAAGAAGGAGTGGAAGAATCAAAGGGCGGCAGAAGACCTATAAGGTTAAAATTCAATCACGAGGCAGGCTATGTAATAGGCATGGAAATAATGATGAGTGAGGTCAAGGTAGCAGTTACTGATCTGAAAAATGACCCAACATATTTTGAAACCTTCTCAGTAGACATGGTTGATCCTAGGGTTGGTGTTCAGGAACTTGTTCTAAAATTGAAAGAATTTTTAAAATCTGAGGGGTTGTCAGAAAAAAAGGTTCTTGCTGTTGGCATAGCCTTTCCTGCCCTCATTGCGGGTAAGGAAGGTATTATAAAAAGGGCGGTTAATCTAGGCCCGCTTTGGAATGACTTTCCCCTAAAGAACATAATGGAACAGGAGTTAAAGCTGCCAGTTTTCATAGAAAACAACTCCAATGCCTCAGCCCTGGCCGAAAGATGGTTTGGAGGAGGAACAGAAAGCCGTAATTTAGTTTATATCAATCTAGGTGAAGGCATTAGTGCGGGAATTATCTTAGATGATCGTATAGTGTATGGATTTCAAGGTCATGCAGGAGAAATTGGCCATATTCTTATAAGACAAAATGGACCATTGTGTAATTGTGGTAACAGGGGTTGTTTGGAAAGCATTTGCGGTATACCGGCACTTATCAGAAAAGCAAATTCAGAGCTGACTCTGCTGCACAATAGCGATCCTTTAAAAGACTTATGGGAAGAAAATAAAAAAGTAACTATAGATGATGTTTTAAAATGTTCTCACATTAAGGGAACCTATGCATGGGAAATAATTAGACAGGCAGGAGAACATATTGGAATAGCTCTTTCAAATCTAATAAACCTTTACAATCCTGAAGTTATATTCATTGGAGGAAAATTATCAGCAGCAAACGATATTCTGCTCGAACCAATTTTAGATAAAATTAAGAGTCATGCCTTCCCTGAAATAGCTTCTTCTACAAAAGTAGAAATTTCATTATTAGGAAAGAACTCTGGTGCTATCGGTGCATGTGCCCTGGCTATAAGAGAACTGTTTACACCAAGTAGTGGTGTTATTCTAGATGAAGCTTATGATTGGGCATTGTAG
- a CDS encoding TRAP transporter large permease, with product MLLIAITFFILLLFNMPLGFAIAISSITYFVVETSLPYSIAVQRMVTATQSFPLLAIPFFVLAGNLMNATGITRRLVGFANILTGHLVGGLAHVSIVLSALMGGISGSAVADAAMQARFLGPSMIQRGYTKGYSAGVIALSALITATIPPSLGLIIYGFVGEVSIGRLFLAGIIPGVLMTLFLMVPAYIIAKKRGYRGERIKRASFSEFKSSLRESIWALIFPIILIVGIRFGIFTPSEAGAFAVVYAFIVGRFIYKELTWENFKDVVDKSVTDNGMILLIITAASIFGYLSAYDGLPQTMAHLIKGITTDPIILLFIVLGFLFITGLIMESTVTTLLFTPIFLPIVKSVGVDPVHFGILMMTIVTMGAMTPPVGVAMYTVCSILGCPTEHYVKEALPFIAAILILVTFLIFFPQVVLFLPNLLF from the coding sequence ATGTTACTAATAGCAATTACGTTTTTTATATTGCTTCTATTTAATATGCCTCTTGGCTTTGCAATTGCGATATCGAGTATTACTTATTTTGTAGTGGAAACTAGCTTGCCTTATAGCATAGCAGTTCAACGAATGGTTACTGCTACCCAGTCATTTCCTTTGCTGGCTATACCATTTTTTGTTTTAGCAGGAAATCTCATGAATGCTACGGGGATTACTAGGAGACTGGTTGGGTTCGCAAACATCTTAACAGGACACCTTGTGGGTGGTCTAGCGCACGTAAGTATAGTTTTAAGTGCTTTAATGGGAGGGATCTCTGGTTCGGCAGTAGCAGATGCTGCTATGCAGGCAAGATTTCTGGGGCCTTCGATGATTCAAAGGGGTTATACCAAGGGTTACTCAGCAGGTGTAATTGCTCTTAGTGCTCTTATTACTGCTACAATACCACCTAGTCTTGGGCTAATAATTTATGGCTTTGTTGGTGAGGTATCTATTGGCAGGCTGTTTTTAGCTGGAATTATCCCTGGTGTATTAATGACATTATTCCTTATGGTACCAGCTTATATAATAGCTAAAAAAAGGGGCTACCGTGGAGAAAGGATAAAAAGAGCCTCCTTTAGTGAGTTTAAATCTAGTCTTAGAGAAAGCATTTGGGCACTCATATTTCCAATCATTTTGATTGTAGGAATAAGGTTTGGAATCTTCACGCCATCAGAGGCTGGGGCATTTGCTGTAGTATATGCCTTCATTGTAGGAAGGTTTATATATAAGGAATTAACTTGGGAAAACTTTAAAGATGTTGTGGATAAGAGTGTAACTGACAATGGTATGATATTACTTATCATTACTGCTGCATCCATATTTGGATATCTATCAGCCTATGATGGTTTGCCCCAAACTATGGCTCATTTAATTAAGGGTATAACTACAGATCCCATTATTCTATTGTTTATTGTATTAGGATTTTTATTTATCACAGGACTGATTATGGAGAGTACAGTTACTACTTTGCTGTTTACACCCATCTTTTTACCTATTGTGAAATCTGTAGGAGTTGATCCAGTACACTTTGGAATTCTTATGATGACCATTGTTACCATGGGGGCAATGACTCCTCCAGTTGGGGTTGCAATGTATACAGTCTGTTCAATACTGGGATGTCCCACTGAGCATTATGTGAAAGAGGCTTTGCCCTTTATTGCAGCCATTTTAATTTTGGTGACATTTTTAATTTTTTTTCCACAGGTTGTTTTATTCTTACCCAATCTTTTATTCTAG
- a CDS encoding uroporphyrinogen decarboxylase family protein — protein MTGRERLLCVLQGSIPDRVPIGLFVQEEFLSYFFPTKSKVDRVIDGSECARILGFDIITRGLEFTVPYFLKKTYANWEVEKKNQISNGIMYSTVLIRTPKGTLKQVEGTPYDEKIAAGTHPSTLEYLIDDERDLEIFHKYVPDIDDESIKEMKEHGIHVKKVIGDTGISAPWGFGGVYNMASTYRSLEKLMIDPYVNKDFYEAYMGKMTQLIVKNYECLSETEFDCLGVQGNIANSALIGEEYFKSFILPYEKQVVDVIKNAGKYALYHNCGKAKILQKSYAEMGIDIWETVAGPPQGDNSLAEAKRLIGDRVILSGNLDQVNFLKKASLEEIDREVTRIINIGKPGGKYIFACSDYLEKDTPIENIKTVIEVAKREGKY, from the coding sequence ATGACAGGACGTGAAAGACTTTTATGTGTTTTACAAGGTTCTATTCCTGATAGAGTTCCTATAGGGCTTTTTGTACAGGAAGAGTTTTTATCATATTTCTTTCCTACAAAAAGTAAAGTTGATCGTGTTATAGACGGTAGTGAATGTGCAAGAATACTAGGATTTGATATTATCACACGGGGTTTAGAATTTACTGTACCTTACTTCCTTAAAAAAACTTATGCAAACTGGGAAGTGGAAAAGAAAAATCAAATTAGCAATGGAATTATGTATAGTACAGTACTTATAAGAACCCCTAAAGGAACTCTGAAACAGGTTGAGGGAACGCCCTATGATGAAAAAATAGCTGCAGGAACACATCCATCTACATTGGAGTATTTGATTGATGATGAAAGAGACTTAGAGATATTCCACAAATATGTTCCAGATATAGATGATGAAAGCATTAAGGAAATGAAGGAACATGGAATTCATGTAAAAAAAGTGATAGGTGATACCGGGATATCTGCACCATGGGGCTTTGGTGGGGTATATAACATGGCTTCAACTTATAGAAGTTTAGAAAAGCTAATGATTGATCCTTACGTAAATAAAGACTTCTATGAAGCTTATATGGGGAAAATGACTCAATTAATTGTTAAAAACTATGAGTGTTTATCTGAAACAGAATTTGACTGTTTAGGAGTTCAAGGTAATATTGCAAACTCGGCATTGATAGGAGAAGAATATTTTAAAAGTTTTATTCTTCCTTATGAAAAACAAGTTGTAGATGTGATTAAGAATGCTGGTAAATATGCCCTCTACCATAACTGTGGAAAAGCAAAAATTCTTCAGAAATCTTACGCAGAAATGGGCATAGATATTTGGGAAACTGTTGCTGGACCACCTCAGGGTGATAATAGTCTAGCTGAAGCTAAGCGTTTAATTGGAGATAGGGTTATCTTATCAGGAAATCTTGATCAGGTTAACTTTTTAAAAAAAGCCTCACTGGAAGAAATAGATAGAGAAGTAACTAGGATTATTAATATAGGAAAACCTGGAGGAAAGTATATTTTTGCTTGTTCAGATTATCTGGAAAAAGATACTCCTATAGAAAACATTAAAACGGTAATTGAAGTGGCAAAAAGGGAAGGTAAATACTGA
- a CDS encoding TRAP transporter small permease, with the protein MQFFKKLVITEELIAKVLLVGIVILVFFAAVMRSAGYPIPWSVDMAQLLFAWFAFMAASQALRRDSHIGVDFFTRNLPIKYQKYISLFHYILIGLFLIVIVVFGVKLSLDNKERVLNSLPLSYSLVTISVSIGSLLMLKTVISKIKGLISKK; encoded by the coding sequence ATGCAGTTTTTCAAAAAACTTGTCATAACTGAGGAGCTAATTGCAAAGGTTTTACTGGTGGGAATTGTTATCCTTGTATTTTTTGCGGCAGTTATGAGATCTGCTGGTTATCCTATTCCATGGTCTGTAGATATGGCACAATTGCTTTTTGCATGGTTTGCATTTATGGCTGCCAGCCAGGCTTTAAGAAGAGATTCTCACATAGGAGTGGATTTTTTTACTAGAAATCTACCTATTAAATATCAAAAATATATTAGTCTTTTTCATTATATTTTAATAGGTCTGTTTCTTATTGTAATTGTTGTATTTGGAGTTAAATTGAGTCTTGACAATAAGGAACGAGTATTAAATTCCTTACCCCTAAGCTATTCCTTGGTTACTATAAGTGTCTCAATAGGATCTCTATTAATGTTAAAAACAGTGATTAGTAAAATTAAAGGTTTAATTAGCAAAAAATAA
- a CDS encoding C4-dicarboxylate TRAP transporter substrate-binding protein has translation MKKVRLIIVIGLVLTMGLVAACSSNDQGGSGVDETTYVLKVGYVQNEQDFLTQGLYQMAERVKERTDGRLIIEVYHSSQLGDTGDVMEQAKAGADVGALTDAGRLAQYVPQMGILDAPYLFDTYEEGLKIVTSDLWKGWEEELAAKSGFRVLSFNWYQGARHFLTNKPVRTPDDLRGLRIRTTGSPVWQATVEAMGASPTALAWGEVYSGLQQGVIDGAEAQHPGTYGMRLYENIDYITKTGHFQLVTGLVVGENWFQTLPEEFQQILYEESYEAGKWASYKVIENLDKLEELMEAEGVTIDEIDLTPFKEAADVVYDQFPGFRELQAEFNAVLGR, from the coding sequence ATGAAAAAAGTGAGATTAATAATAGTAATTGGATTAGTACTTACTATGGGTTTGGTGGCGGCATGCTCTTCCAACGATCAAGGAGGATCAGGAGTAGATGAAACTACTTATGTATTGAAGGTTGGTTATGTACAAAATGAGCAGGACTTCTTAACTCAAGGTTTATACCAAATGGCTGAAAGGGTAAAGGAACGTACAGATGGCAGATTGATTATTGAAGTATATCATAGTTCTCAATTGGGAGACACAGGTGATGTTATGGAACAAGCAAAGGCCGGAGCAGACGTTGGTGCTTTAACAGATGCAGGACGTTTAGCACAATATGTTCCACAAATGGGTATTCTAGATGCTCCATATTTATTTGATACTTATGAAGAAGGACTAAAAATAGTGACATCTGATTTATGGAAAGGATGGGAAGAGGAATTAGCAGCAAAAAGTGGATTTAGAGTTTTATCATTTAACTGGTATCAAGGTGCTCGTCATTTTCTAACTAATAAACCTGTAAGAACTCCGGATGATCTGAGGGGACTAAGAATAAGAACCACTGGATCACCTGTGTGGCAGGCAACAGTAGAAGCCATGGGGGCAAGTCCTACTGCCCTTGCATGGGGAGAAGTTTATTCAGGTTTGCAGCAAGGAGTCATAGATGGTGCAGAGGCTCAGCATCCTGGCACATATGGTATGAGACTATACGAAAATATCGACTATATAACAAAGACAGGCCACTTTCAGTTAGTAACCGGTCTTGTAGTTGGTGAAAATTGGTTCCAAACCCTTCCAGAGGAGTTTCAGCAAATACTTTATGAAGAAAGCTATGAGGCTGGAAAATGGGCATCTTATAAAGTTATTGAAAACTTAGATAAGCTTGAAGAGTTAATGGAGGCAGAAGGTGTAACTATTGATGAAATAGACTTAACTCCCTTTAAAGAGGCCGCAGATGTAGTTTATGATCAGTTTCCTGGATTTAGAGAACTGCAAGCAGAATTCAATGCGGTTTTAGGAAGATAA
- a CDS encoding uroporphyrinogen decarboxylase family protein, translating to MYKLEVFLKDLEDRIDEEIENDLIQQWKDFVDGNFSGKVFAPTRKKTFISAIEWPHIMVNDTLDDIDNMVLQQYALCSKSLSEGNGELLSVRCNFGTGIIPSLFGAETFLMPYEYDTLPASKKLPNGKADINKIIKKGVPSINNYLGKKVFEVAERFIEIGQQYPRIGAYINIYAPDTQGPMAVCQSLWGSELYLDLCYDADLAHEMLSLATETFIEFTNQWFKAVPPAIEGYCVNWSMLHKGKVVIRNDDAMNISPEMFNEFIRPYDQKILDEFDGGVIHFCGRGDHYIHLLHQMRGVHAINMSQPECNNMDIIYQNTIDKGIMIIGLKHDEVERALSMNVDFKGRVHVGSSIAAWQDDFIKS from the coding sequence TTGTATAAGCTAGAGGTGTTTCTAAAGGATCTAGAAGATCGAATAGATGAAGAAATAGAAAATGATCTTATTCAACAGTGGAAGGATTTTGTAGATGGGAATTTTTCTGGAAAAGTATTTGCTCCGACTCGCAAAAAAACTTTTATTTCAGCTATAGAGTGGCCTCATATCATGGTAAACGACACCCTGGATGATATTGATAATATGGTCTTACAACAGTATGCTCTTTGCTCAAAATCACTTTCGGAAGGTAATGGAGAATTATTGAGCGTAAGATGCAACTTTGGCACTGGAATAATTCCATCTTTATTTGGCGCAGAAACCTTTTTAATGCCTTATGAATATGACACCTTGCCGGCTTCTAAGAAACTGCCTAATGGAAAAGCAGATATTAATAAAATCATAAAAAAAGGTGTTCCATCAATTAATAATTATTTAGGTAAAAAAGTATTTGAGGTAGCCGAGAGGTTTATAGAGATAGGACAGCAATATCCTAGAATAGGAGCATATATTAACATATATGCTCCTGATACACAAGGCCCAATGGCTGTTTGTCAAAGTTTATGGGGAAGTGAATTGTATCTTGATTTATGTTATGATGCTGACCTTGCCCATGAAATGCTAAGCCTAGCCACTGAGACTTTTATTGAATTTACTAACCAATGGTTCAAAGCAGTTCCCCCTGCAATAGAGGGTTACTGCGTTAACTGGTCTATGCTGCATAAAGGTAAAGTTGTGATACGTAATGACGATGCCATGAATATATCACCTGAGATGTTTAATGAATTTATACGACCTTATGATCAAAAAATTCTAGATGAGTTTGATGGCGGTGTAATACATTTTTGCGGTAGAGGTGATCATTATATCCATCTGCTCCATCAAATGCGTGGAGTTCATGCAATCAATATGTCTCAACCAGAATGCAATAACATGGATATTATATACCAAAATACCATTGACAAAGGAATTATGATAATTGGCCTAAAACACGATGAGGTGGAAAGAGCACTTTCCATGAATGTGGATTTTAAAGGTAGAGTACATGTGGGATCTTCCATAGCAGCATGGCAAGATGATTTCATCAAGTCTTAG
- a CDS encoding uroporphyrinogen decarboxylase family protein, which produces MNHSQWEILKKCANMEEMQEVPVGLIVDSPWIPGHVNMPTIDYFTMTDKWLNANIKVINDFPEVIFLPGFWVEYGMALEPSAFGCKIEFFESTTPNINHIIASTEEVSKLKIPNPKTDGLMPFVLSIYKNIEPKVKDKGYCIKTVAARGPLTLASHLMGLTNFLIGLKTDPENTHKFIKITTKTVKEWLQAQAEILSEVEGIMVLDDIVGFLSKEDYLEFAHPYMKEIFEAFPNCIKMYHNDTDNIVFMPYLEDLKVNIFNFTHLRDVCKVRELVGDKVCLLGNVAPLDVLTKGDYNTVKDAAQEIIKSHGEKGLILSAGGGTSPGTPGGNISALIDAAKS; this is translated from the coding sequence ATGAACCATTCCCAATGGGAAATACTTAAAAAATGTGCAAATATGGAGGAAATGCAGGAAGTACCAGTAGGTTTAATAGTTGACAGCCCTTGGATACCAGGGCATGTTAATATGCCTACAATAGACTATTTTACCATGACAGATAAATGGCTTAATGCAAATATCAAGGTTATTAACGATTTTCCAGAAGTAATTTTCTTGCCTGGATTCTGGGTTGAGTACGGTATGGCCTTGGAACCCTCCGCCTTTGGCTGTAAAATAGAGTTCTTTGAAAGCACCACACCAAACATTAATCACATTATTGCTTCTACAGAAGAAGTGAGCAAGCTTAAAATTCCAAATCCTAAAACAGATGGGTTAATGCCCTTTGTGCTTTCAATTTATAAAAATATTGAGCCAAAGGTTAAGGATAAAGGCTATTGTATTAAAACTGTAGCTGCCAGGGGACCTTTAACACTTGCATCGCATCTTATGGGATTGACCAACTTTTTAATTGGGTTAAAAACAGATCCTGAAAATACACATAAGTTTATTAAAATAACTACAAAGACAGTAAAGGAATGGTTACAAGCACAAGCTGAGATCTTAAGTGAAGTAGAAGGCATTATGGTTTTAGATGACATTGTTGGTTTTCTCTCAAAGGAAGATTATTTGGAATTTGCTCACCCATATATGAAGGAGATTTTTGAGGCATTTCCAAATTGCATCAAGATGTACCATAACGATACTGATAATATAGTATTCATGCCATATCTAGAAGACTTAAAGGTTAATATTTTTAATTTCACCCATTTAAGGGATGTGTGCAAGGTTAGGGAATTAGTTGGTGATAAAGTTTGTTTACTGGGGAATGTAGCGCCTTTAGACGTCCTAACTAAAGGGGACTATAATACAGTAAAGGATGCGGCACAAGAAATAATTAAGTCTCATGGGGAAAAGGGTCTTATTCTGTCTGCTGGGGGAGGTACTTCACCAGGTACTCCCGGAGGTAATATTTCTGCTTTAATCGATGCTGCTAAAAGTTAA
- a CDS encoding glucosamine-6-phosphate deaminase — MKVDKLEIKVFNDRMNLGIEAAKDCGKIIRELLKENENINVIFGAAPSQNEFIASLVSNKLIHWDRINAFHMDEYVGLTPDSPQRLAHYLEERLVSKVQFKSVNYINGSADDIQAECDKYSKLLMDFPVDIVCMGIGENGHIAFNDPHVALFDDGKLVKVIEPDEKCRKQQVNDGSFKNINEVPNKAITLTIPALMAAKYIFCMVPDKRKAEAVFNAINGDITEECPASILRTHDNAKLYTDINSASLLINK, encoded by the coding sequence ATGAAAGTAGATAAGTTAGAGATAAAAGTATTCAATGATAGAATGAACTTGGGTATAGAAGCAGCTAAAGATTGTGGAAAAATCATAAGAGAATTACTTAAAGAAAATGAGAATATAAATGTTATTTTCGGTGCAGCACCTTCACAAAATGAATTTATTGCTTCACTTGTATCTAATAAGTTAATTCATTGGGATCGCATAAATGCATTTCATATGGATGAGTATGTTGGGTTAACACCTGACTCACCACAGCGTTTAGCTCACTATCTTGAGGAAAGGTTGGTAAGTAAAGTACAGTTTAAATCAGTTAATTATATAAATGGTTCAGCAGATGATATTCAAGCTGAATGTGACAAGTATTCAAAGCTTTTAATGGATTTTCCGGTGGATATAGTTTGTATGGGTATTGGTGAAAATGGCCATATAGCTTTTAATGATCCTCATGTTGCTTTGTTTGATGATGGTAAGCTGGTCAAAGTAATTGAACCCGATGAAAAATGTAGAAAACAGCAAGTAAATGATGGTAGCTTTAAAAATATTAATGAGGTGCCTAATAAGGCTATTACCTTGACTATCCCAGCGCTAATGGCTGCAAAATACATTTTCTGTATGGTTCCTGATAAAAGAAAAGCGGAAGCTGTATTCAATGCAATAAACGGTGATATTACAGAAGAATGCCCGGCTAGTATTTTAAGAACTCATGATAATGCTAAGCTTTATACTGATATCAATAGTGCGAGTTTGCTTATTAATAAATAG